The [Eubacterium] eligens ATCC 27750 genome segment TGAAAGGTTCTTCACCCTCACTTCTTGTAGAAACAAACTTATCTGCCTGAAGTGCTGAATGGATAATTCTTCTTTCATATGGGTTCATAGGCTCAAGTGAAACAGGTCTTCTGCTTCTCTTAACCTTGTATGCAATGTTCTTAGCAAGAGACTCAAGAGTTTCTTTTCTTCTCTTTCTATAGTTCTCTGTATCTAATTTAACTCTTACATACTTCTCACTGTTCTTGTTAATTACAAGACTTGTAAGATACTGGATAGAATCAAGTGTCTGTCCTCTCTTACCGATAAGAACACCCATGTTATCTCCAGAAAGATCTACATTAACGCTATTTTCTTCATCGTCAAATGTAATATCAGCCTTAACTTCCATGCTCATAGCACCAAACATATTATTAAGGAATGTCTGTATATCCTTCTTAATAACTTCCTTCTGTTCTGCTGTAAATGGCTCTTCCTTAGGCTGTGGCTGTGCTTCAACCTTAGGTGCTTCCTTAACTTCTGCATTCTTGTGATTATCAGCAGGCTTGTGTTCCTTTTTGAACTCTTTCTTAGGTTCAGACTTAAATTCCTTCTTAGGTTCTGCTTTCTTGAAATCATCTGCCTTCTTTTCGAATTTTTTTTCTGCATGAACAGGTGCTTCTGACTTTTTAGGAGTCTCAACAGAATTAACTTCTGGTTCTTCCTGTTTTTCTCTTGCCTTAATCTTAGCAGGCTTAGAATTAAATATTCCTAAAAATCCTGAATTTCCTTTTTCTATAATCTCATAATCAAGCTTATCACTTGGTATACCAAGCTTAGTGCAGGCATTAGTTATAGCTTCTTCAACAGATTTTCCTGTAACTTCAATATATTCCATTACTTAACCCTCTCTATTTTCTTTTATCGTTGACCTCATTGTATCTTGATACCATACCAACCTTATCAGCAAGACT includes the following:
- the jag gene encoding RNA-binding cell elongation regulator Jag/EloR — encoded protein: MEYIEVTGKSVEEAITNACTKLGIPSDKLDYEIIEKGNSGFLGIFNSKPAKIKAREKQEEPEVNSVETPKKSEAPVHAEKKFEKKADDFKKAEPKKEFKSEPKKEFKKEHKPADNHKNAEVKEAPKVEAQPQPKEEPFTAEQKEVIKKDIQTFLNNMFGAMSMEVKADITFDDEENSVNVDLSGDNMGVLIGKRGQTLDSIQYLTSLVINKNSEKYVRVKLDTENYRKRRKETLESLAKNIAYKVKRSRRPVSLEPMNPYERRIIHSALQADKFVSTRSEGEEPFRHVVVYLERENNNRYNR